From the genome of Nasonia vitripennis strain AsymCx chromosome 1, Nvit_psr_1.1, whole genome shotgun sequence, one region includes:
- the LOC100679647 gene encoding pancreatic lipase-related protein 2 translates to MRRSLILFSILLSVGSIRHNVRMPERRNRMLMMQRRLGNGRGDVGQKVCYELLGCFTDRQPLALKRPPQDPSVIKTQFHMYTREKRKEPDILNYGDKLQSMSQSKFNGTRKLKVIIHGYKGSGNNEGAIAGVQAFLDLEDANVVVVDWAKGAGSTYGLAVSNVELVGRQLGLILLDAVHMGVNPRNIHLVGFSLGAHVAGCASEVLKKNNILLGRITGLDPASPFFRVHLFREKSRKLDASDARLVDVIHTDGSVDFADGFGLLKPIGHIDFFPNGGRQQPGCKDVKNSVVVSHLNEDSLDIHIACSHVRSWFLFVESLQSHAHNGCKFETWPCKRRFGSYAAGSCFPPEESTAAPELGYAADHGPTGLYYLPTRAEPPYCGYPLRAAVKVAEIEFRPKGVLSVRLDHGATRTNFKILCDQSALPPLSSLNNRNNPQPTFYNVEAADFGAFHANVTEIELHIKFEATIPENKPPEVVYPEILLINKIFLEDRRGHRWELCNLNLPVGSREESLTLKSQKCS, encoded by the exons ATGAGGAGATCCTTGATCCTGTTTTCGATTCTACTCTCGGTCGGCAGCATTCGGCATAATG TGCGGATGCCAGAGAGGAGAAATCGCATGCTGATGATGCAGCGACGATTAGGCAATGGTCGTGGAGATGTCGGACAGAAAGTTTGTTATG AGCTTCTGGGCTGCTTTACCGATCGTCAACCCCTGGCTCTGAAACGTCCGCCTCAGGATCCGAGTGTGATAAAGACGCAGTTCCACATGTACACGCGGGAAAAGCGGAAAGAGCCGGACATTCTTAATTACGGCGATAAGCTCCAGTCGATGAGCCAGTCGAAATTCAACGGTACCAGGAAGCTCAAAGTCATCATCCACGGTTACAAGGGCAGTGGGAATAACGAGGGGGCCATCGCTGGGGTTCAGGCCTTCTTAGATTTG GAAGACGCGAATGTGGTAGTGGTAGACTGGGCCAAAGGTGCCGGTTCGACTTACGGCTTGGCAGTCTCCAACGTGGAGCTAGTGGGCCGTCAATTGGGTCTCATCCTTCTGGACGCTGTACACATGGGTGTGAATCCACGGAACATCCATCTGGTGGGATTTAGTCTGGGTGCACACGTGGCTGGTTGCGCCTCTGAAGTGCTTAAGAAAAACAATATTCTACTGGGACGTATTACCGGTCTGGATCCAGCTTCGCCTTTCTTCAGGGTCCACTTGTTCAGGGAGAAGTCCAGGAAGCTCGACGCGTCCGATGCGAGACTGGTCGATGTCATTCACACCGATGGATCGGTAGATTTCGCCGATGGCTTTGGATTACTGAAGCCGATTGGGCACATTGATTTCTTCCCCAACGGAGGAAGACAGCAACCGGGCTGCAAGGATGTGAAGAATTCGGTAGTTGTGTCTCATCTCAATG AGGACAGCTTGGACATCCACATCGCCTGCAGCCACGTGCGCTCGTGGTTCCTCTTCGTCGAGAGTCTACAAAGCCACGCCCACAACGGCTGCAAATTTGAGACCTGGCCCTGCAAGCGCAGATTCGGCAGTTACGCCGCGGGCTCGTGTTTTCCACCAGAAGAGTCCACGGCTGCGCCTGAACTAGGCTACGCGGCGGATCACGGCCCCACAGGACTGTACTATCTGCCGACCAGAGCGGAACCACCTTATTGTGGTTATCCTCTTAGGGCAGCTGTGAAGGTGGCTGAAATCGAGTTCAGGCCGAAGGGTGTGTTGAGCGTAAGGCTGGATCACGGAGCGACGAGGACtaattttaagattttatgCGA CCAATCGGCTTTGCCACCACTGTCGAGTCTTAATAATCGAAACAATCCCCAGCCTACGTTTTACAACGTGGAAGCAGCTGATTTTGGAGCGTTCCACGCTAATGTTACCGAAATAGAGCTGCACATTAAGTTCGAAGCTACGATCCCGGAAAATAAACCACCCGAGGTCGTGTATCCGGAAATTCTCctgataaacaaaatttttttggaaGACCGCAGAGGCCACAG atgGGAGTTATGTAACTTAAATTTGCCTGTTGGATCGAGAGAGGAAAGTTTAACTCTGAAAAGCCAAAAATGTTCATAG
- the LOC100123811 gene encoding stearoyl-CoA desaturase 5-like gives MAPDIVDGPINFPPPMKEASTAPLLVMPEIGKQISILEPDKIEKIKEPKKEQSFMSFFHRKDVKWGNVVMITILHIVAAYGFLTAPYFEKWNTFLWTWSIGMMGAFGITGGIHRYWSHRAYKANTPLKIILSICYLSAGQNSMYQWVRDHRVHHKYSETDADPHNSHRGFFFSHVGWLMLKKHPEVIKKGQQIDMSDIEADPVAAFCERHFALLKLMICFVIPIVVPVYLWNETWYWSFIFQICRYSYVLNATWSVNSFAHFFGNKPYDKNIGPVENKFVSYVSFGEGWHNYHHTFPSDYRAAEIGGGRFNTTTTLIDWFAKLGWAYDRKVPSESLVRMTIEKRGDGTHDHSMKTE, from the exons tcccgaTATTGTCGACGGACCAATCAATTTTCCACCACCGATGAAGGAGGCTTCAACAGCTCCTCTCTTAGTGATGCCGGAAATTGGAAAGCAAATTTCAATCCTGGAGCCTGACAAAATTGAAAAGATCAAAGAGCCCAAAAAGGAACAATCGTTCATGTCGTTCTTCCATCGGAAAGACGTTAAATGGGGAAACGTTGTAATGATCACCATATTGCACATTGTAGCAGCCTACGGATTTTTGACTGCTCCCTACTTCGAGAAATGGAATACTTTTTTGTGGA CATGGTCTATTGGTATGATGGGGGCATTCGGTATTACTGGAGGCATCCATCGTTACTGGAGTCACAGAGCATACAAGGCCAATACTCCATTGAAAATCATCCTATCAATTTGCTATCTTTCTGCTGGACAG AACTCGATGTACCAATGGGTTAGAGACCACCGCGTGCATCACAAATATTCCGAAACCGACGCGGATCCCCACAACAGTCATCGCggtttcttcttttctcacGTAGGCTGGCTTATGCTAAAAAAACATCCTGAAGTGATTAAGAAAGGCCAGCAGATTGACATGAGTGATATCGAAGCTGATCCCGTTGCTGCCTTTTGCGAGAG ACACTTTGCCCTGTTGAAATTGATGATCTGCTTTGTCATCCCCATCGTAGTGCCGGTTTATCTCTGGAATGAAACCTGGTACTGGTCATTCATtttccaaatctgcagatacaGCTACGTACTGAACGCTACCTGGAGTGTTAACAGCTTCGCTCATTTCTTTGGCAACAAACCTTACGACAA GAACATCGGGCCGGTAGAGAACAAATTCGTCTCGTACGTGTCGTTCGGCGAGGGCTGGCACAACTACCACCACACCTTTCCGTCGGACTACAGAGCCGCGGAAATCGGCGGAGGTCGATTCAATACGACGACGACTTTGATCGACTGGTTCGCCAAGCTCGGCTGGGCTTACGACAGGAAGGTACCCTCCGAATCTCTCGTTAGAATGACGATAGAGAAACGTGGCGACGGTACGCACGATCATTCGATGAAGACTGAATAG